In one window of Proteobacteria bacterium CG1_02_64_396 DNA:
- a CDS encoding sugar fermentation stimulation protein SfsA, whose translation MRLPPLTRATLIHRYKRFLADVILPDGTQVTAHCPNTGSMKTCWREGAPVQLSHSDDPKRKLAWTLERVDMGAGWVGIHTGRTNTVIAEGIAAGAIPELAGYGALKREATVDLPGHPRSRLDLLLTEGDRPDAYVEVKNTTLYDEAAGGILFPDAVTTRGTKHLLALAALVKQGKRGVILYAVNRPEGAFFAPAATIDPVYAQTLKQVMNQGVEAIAVRIEHFEQGMRVVGRIPVRVE comes from the coding sequence ATGCGCCTGCCCCCCTTGACCCGCGCCACCCTCATCCATCGCTACAAGCGCTTTCTGGCCGATGTGATCCTCCCCGACGGCACCCAGGTCACCGCCCACTGCCCCAACACCGGCTCGATGAAAACCTGCTGGAGGGAGGGGGCGCCGGTTCAGTTGAGTCACAGCGACGATCCCAAGCGCAAGCTGGCCTGGACCCTGGAGCGGGTCGACATGGGGGCGGGTTGGGTGGGGATTCATACCGGGCGGACCAACACGGTGATCGCCGAGGGGATCGCAGCCGGGGCGATCCCCGAGCTTGCCGGGTACGGCGCCCTGAAGCGGGAGGCCACCGTCGACCTGCCGGGTCACCCCCGCTCCCGGCTCGATCTTTTGTTAACCGAGGGGGATCGCCCCGACGCCTATGTCGAGGTCAAAAACACCACCCTGTATGACGAAGCGGCAGGCGGAATCCTCTTCCCCGATGCGGTCACCACTCGGGGGACCAAACACCTGTTGGCGCTGGCGGCGTTGGTGAAACAGGGAAAACGGGGGGTCATCCTTTACGCGGTCAACCGTCCCGAGGGGGCGTTTTTCGCCCCGGCGGCAACCATCGACCCGGTTTACGCCCAAACCTTGAAGCAGGTGATGAACCAAGGGGTCGAGGCGATTGCGGTGCGGATCGAACACTTTGAACAGGGGATGCGGGTGGTGGGGAGGATTCCGGTGCGGGTGGAGTAA
- a CDS encoding triose-phosphate isomerase: protein MRTPLILGNWKMNGLKNETDALLRELMVELRGVESSEVGVGVIPPFTVLERARQILEESPIAVGGQDLFWATGAGAFTGEISGGMLRDIGCHYVLTGHSERRAILGEGDEIVARKTQAALTCGLIPVLCVGESLEERESGRAEAVVLEQLDAVFEALTPMQAKKVVVAYEPVWAIGTGRTASPADAQAMHHAIRGRIDHHVPGQGRKTKILYGGSVKSDNAAQLLAQEDIDGALVGGASLSAAQFAAIVRAARTGR, encoded by the coding sequence ATGCGCACCCCCCTGATTCTCGGCAACTGGAAGATGAACGGTCTGAAAAACGAGACCGACGCCCTGCTGCGCGAGTTGATGGTGGAGCTGCGTGGGGTGGAGTCGTCCGAGGTTGGGGTCGGGGTGATCCCCCCCTTCACCGTGCTGGAGCGGGCGCGGCAGATTTTAGAGGAGTCCCCCATCGCCGTGGGGGGTCAGGATCTTTTCTGGGCGACCGGAGCGGGCGCCTTCACCGGTGAAATCAGCGGCGGGATGCTGCGCGACATCGGCTGCCACTACGTACTGACCGGCCATTCGGAGCGGCGCGCCATTTTGGGTGAAGGGGATGAGATCGTCGCCCGCAAAACCCAGGCGGCCCTGACCTGCGGCTTGATCCCGGTGCTGTGTGTGGGTGAAAGCCTTGAGGAACGGGAATCGGGTCGGGCCGAGGCGGTGGTGCTGGAGCAACTCGACGCGGTTTTCGAGGCGCTGACCCCGATGCAGGCCAAGAAGGTGGTGGTCGCCTACGAACCGGTCTGGGCCATCGGCACCGGTCGCACCGCCTCCCCCGCCGACGCCCAGGCGATGCACCACGCCATCCGTGGCCGCATCGACCACCATGTGCCGGGGCAGGGGCGCAAAACCAAGATTCTTTACGGCGGTTCGGTGAAGTCCGACAACGCCGCGCAGTTGCTGGCCCAAGAGGACATCGACGGCGCCCTGGTCGGCGGCGCCTCTTTGAGCGCCGCCCAGTTTGCCGCCATTGTTCGCGCCGCACGAACTGGGCGCTGA
- a CDS encoding phosphoglycerate kinase, producing MPYEGFSKLTINDVPLKGKRVFVRVDFNVPLDDHGNITDDTRIRAALPTINKILDEGAAVIVASHLGRPKGFDPKQSLEPAAARLGRLLGIEVKMAPDCVGPEVEAMAKALKPGEVMLLENLRFHAGESRNDPEFAAQLAALGEVFVNDAFATAHRAHASNVGITTNLQPAVAGMLMVREIQYFERSMLKPIRPLAAILGGAKVSSKIGVVNALLEKVDKLFIGGAMSFTFLRAMGYENLGASMIEEDWIDTAREAIAKAKTRGVKLYVPVDVVAASRYAADAETKVVPCDEIPPNWMGLDVGPATTLLFQEALADAKTIVWNGPMGVFEMDAFSRGTYAMVHAVANAHALTIVGGGDTDVAVHRSGEQSKFSYMSTGGGAFLELLEGKQLPGLTALTNSEG from the coding sequence ATGCCGTACGAAGGGTTTTCAAAGCTCACCATCAACGACGTCCCCCTCAAGGGAAAACGGGTCTTCGTCCGGGTCGACTTCAATGTGCCGCTGGACGACCACGGCAACATCACCGACGACACTCGCATCCGGGCGGCGCTGCCCACCATCAACAAGATCCTCGACGAGGGGGCGGCGGTGATCGTCGCCTCTCACTTGGGCCGCCCCAAGGGGTTCGATCCCAAGCAGTCGCTTGAGCCCGCCGCAGCCCGTTTGGGCCGCCTGCTCGGCATTGAGGTCAAGATGGCCCCCGATTGCGTCGGCCCCGAGGTCGAGGCGATGGCCAAGGCGCTCAAGCCCGGCGAGGTGATGCTGCTTGAGAACCTGCGTTTTCATGCGGGCGAATCGCGCAACGACCCCGAGTTTGCTGCCCAGCTGGCCGCTTTGGGCGAGGTCTTCGTCAACGACGCCTTTGCCACCGCCCACCGAGCCCACGCCAGCAACGTCGGCATCACCACCAACCTTCAGCCCGCCGTGGCGGGCATGTTGATGGTGCGCGAGATCCAGTATTTCGAGCGCTCCATGCTCAAGCCGATCCGCCCCCTGGCGGCGATCCTGGGCGGCGCCAAGGTTTCGTCGAAGATCGGGGTGGTCAACGCCCTGCTCGAAAAGGTCGACAAACTCTTCATCGGCGGGGCGATGTCGTTCACCTTCCTGCGGGCGATGGGGTACGAAAACCTGGGCGCCTCGATGATCGAGGAGGACTGGATCGACACCGCCCGCGAGGCAATCGCCAAGGCCAAAACGCGTGGCGTGAAGCTCTACGTGCCGGTCGACGTGGTGGCCGCCAGCCGCTACGCCGCCGACGCCGAAACCAAGGTGGTCCCCTGCGACGAGATCCCCCCCAACTGGATGGGGCTTGACGTCGGTCCCGCCACCACCCTGCTCTTTCAAGAGGCGCTGGCCGATGCCAAGACCATCGTCTGGAACGGCCCCATGGGGGTCTTCGAGATGGACGCCTTCTCGCGCGGCACCTACGCCATGGTTCATGCGGTGGCCAACGCCCACGCCCTGACCATCGTCGGCGGGGGGGACACCGATGTGGCGGTCCACCGTTCGGGGGAGCAGAGCAAGTTTTCGTACATGTCGACCGGCGGCGGCGCCTTCTTGGAACTGCTTGAAGGCAAACAGCTCCCCGGCCTGACCGCCCTGACCAATTCGGAAGGTTGA
- a CDS encoding preprotein translocase subunit SecG, with translation METFLLVLFVIIAFTLVIVVLLQQGKGADMGVSFGGGGSQTVFGAAGSGNFMTKLTGWLAAAFMVIALMLAGIAKDHQKGTSVMQQEGGVATSPIIPPAPTAAEDGAMPTTPPAQ, from the coding sequence ATGGAAACCTTTTTACTCGTCCTGTTCGTCATCATCGCCTTCACCCTGGTCATCGTCGTCCTGCTGCAGCAGGGCAAGGGGGCCGACATGGGGGTTTCGTTCGGTGGTGGCGGTTCGCAAACCGTGTTTGGCGCCGCCGGATCCGGCAACTTCATGACCAAGCTGACTGGCTGGCTCGCCGCCGCCTTCATGGTCATCGCCTTGATGCTGGCCGGGATCGCCAAGGACCACCAAAAGGGGACCAGCGTGATGCAGCAGGAGGGCGGCGTCGCCACCTCCCCCATCATCCCCCCCGCCCCCACGGCGGCCGAAGATGGCGCCATGCCAACCACCCCCCCGGCGCAGTAA
- a CDS encoding type I glyceraldehyde-3-phosphate dehydrogenase, giving the protein MTTKVAINGFGRIGRNAFRIMLGRPSIEVVAINDLTDAATLAHLLKYDSVHGTLDAEIAYEGCNLIVNGKKIQVLAERDPANLPWGALGVDVVVESTGIFTKREGASKHLAAGAKKVVISAPATDPDITVVMGVNEGDLDRDNHKIVSNASCTTNCLAPLAKVLDAEFGIEQGLMTTIHSYTNDQQILDLPHKDLRRARAAAVSMIPTSTGAAKAVALVLPQLKGRLDGLAVRVPTPNVSVVDLTFMPKKKASIAEINAAVKAAAEGPLKGILNYIEAPLVSCDFNGDPASSSFDSQLTKVTEGGLVKVFSWYDNEWGYSNRVVDLIEYMAG; this is encoded by the coding sequence ATGACCACGAAAGTCGCCATCAACGGTTTTGGACGTATTGGCCGCAACGCCTTCCGCATCATGTTGGGCCGCCCCAGCATCGAAGTGGTCGCCATCAACGACCTGACCGACGCCGCCACCCTGGCCCACCTGCTCAAGTACGACTCGGTCCACGGCACCCTCGACGCCGAGATTGCCTACGAGGGCTGCAACCTGATCGTCAACGGCAAGAAGATTCAGGTGCTGGCCGAACGCGATCCGGCCAACCTGCCTTGGGGCGCCCTTGGGGTCGATGTTGTGGTCGAATCGACCGGCATCTTCACCAAGCGTGAAGGGGCCTCCAAGCATCTGGCCGCCGGCGCCAAAAAGGTGGTGATTTCGGCCCCCGCCACCGATCCCGACATCACCGTGGTGATGGGGGTGAACGAGGGCGATCTGGACCGCGACAACCACAAGATCGTTTCGAATGCCTCATGCACCACCAACTGCCTGGCCCCCTTGGCCAAGGTGCTCGACGCCGAATTCGGCATCGAGCAGGGGTTGATGACCACCATCCACTCCTACACCAACGATCAACAGATCCTCGATCTGCCCCATAAAGATCTGCGCCGGGCCCGGGCTGCGGCGGTCTCGATGATCCCGACCTCCACCGGCGCCGCCAAAGCGGTCGCCCTGGTGTTGCCCCAACTCAAGGGGCGGCTCGACGGTCTGGCGGTTCGGGTTCCCACCCCCAACGTTTCGGTGGTCGACCTGACCTTCATGCCCAAGAAAAAAGCGAGCATCGCCGAGATCAACGCGGCGGTGAAGGCGGCTGCCGAAGGGCCCTTGAAGGGGATTCTCAACTACATCGAGGCACCGCTGGTTTCCTGCGATTTCAATGGCGACCCCGCCTCCAGCAGCTTCGACTCCCAGCTCACCAAGGTGACTGAGGGGGGGCTGGTTAAGGTCTTCTCGTGGTACGACAACGAGTGGGGCTACTCCAACCGGGTTGTCGATCTGATCGAGTACATGGCTGGGTAA